A window of the Kosakonia radicincitans DSM 16656 genome harbors these coding sequences:
- the lldD gene encoding FMN-dependent L-lactate dehydrogenase LldD, which translates to MIISAASDYRAAAKRILPPFLFHYIDGGAYAEYTLRRNVEDLSQVALRQRVLKDMSTLSLDTTLFNEKLSMPVALGPVGLCGMYARRGEVQAAGAADAKGIPFTLSTVSVCPIEEVAPTIKRPMWFQLYVLRDRGFMRNALERAKAAGCSTLVFTVDMPTPGARYRDAHSGMSGPNAALRRYVQSVLHPQWAWDVGVNGRPHDLGNISAYLGKPTGLEDYIGWLAKNFDPSISWKDLEWIREFWDGPMVIKGILDPEDARDAVRFGADGIVVSNHGGRQLDGVLSSARALPAIADAVKGDITILADSGIRNGLDVVRMIALGADSVLLGRAYLYALATHGRKGVANLLDLIEKEMKVAMTLTGAKSIREISKESLVQTLHQLPAALAPLTHGDAA; encoded by the coding sequence ATGATTATTTCCGCAGCCAGCGACTATCGCGCAGCGGCAAAACGCATTTTGCCGCCGTTCCTGTTTCACTATATCGACGGTGGCGCATATGCCGAATATACCCTGCGCCGCAACGTGGAAGATTTGTCACAGGTGGCGCTGCGCCAGCGGGTGTTGAAGGATATGTCCACGCTCAGCCTCGACACCACGCTATTCAATGAGAAGCTCAGTATGCCGGTGGCGCTGGGACCGGTCGGGCTGTGCGGTATGTATGCCCGTCGTGGCGAAGTGCAGGCCGCAGGCGCTGCCGATGCGAAAGGCATTCCATTCACACTCTCCACCGTTTCGGTGTGCCCGATTGAAGAAGTGGCACCAACCATCAAACGCCCGATGTGGTTCCAGCTCTATGTGCTGCGCGATCGCGGTTTTATGCGTAACGCGCTGGAGCGGGCAAAAGCCGCAGGCTGCTCGACGCTGGTCTTCACCGTGGATATGCCGACGCCGGGCGCGCGCTACCGCGATGCCCATTCCGGAATGAGCGGCCCCAATGCCGCCCTGCGCCGTTATGTGCAATCGGTATTGCATCCACAATGGGCGTGGGATGTGGGGGTAAATGGCCGTCCGCATGATTTGGGCAATATTTCCGCCTATCTCGGCAAACCGACCGGGCTGGAAGACTATATTGGCTGGCTGGCGAAGAATTTCGATCCCTCCATTTCCTGGAAAGACCTGGAGTGGATCCGCGAATTCTGGGACGGCCCGATGGTGATCAAAGGGATCCTCGATCCGGAAGATGCCCGCGATGCGGTGCGTTTCGGCGCTGATGGCATTGTGGTTTCCAACCACGGTGGCCGCCAGCTGGATGGCGTGCTCTCTTCCGCCCGTGCATTACCAGCGATTGCCGATGCGGTAAAAGGCGATATCACCATTCTGGCTGACAGCGGTATTCGCAACGGTCTTGATGTGGTGCGTATGATTGCGCTCGGTGCCGATTCCGTGCTGCTGGGCCGCGCGTATCTGTATGCGCTGGCAACGCATGGCCGCAAGGGCGTGGCGAACTTGCTGGATCTGATCGAGAAAGAAATGAAAGTGGCAATGACGCTGACCGGCGCGAAATCGATTCGCGAAATCAGCAAAGAATCGCTGGTACAAACGCTCCACCAGCTACCCGCCGCGCTGGCACCGCTGACGCATGGCGATGCGGCTTAG
- the lldR gene encoding transcriptional regulator LldR, with protein sequence MTVLPRRLADEVADRVRALIAEQQLEAGMKLPAERQLSVQLGVSRNSLREALAKLVSEGVLLSRRGGGTFVRWQHETWSEQNIVQPLKTLLSDDPDYSFDILEARHAIEASTAWHAAMRATEADKEKIALCFDASQSDDPDLASQADVRFHLAIAEASHNVVLLQTMRGFFDLLQSSVKQSRQRMYLVPPVFARLTEQHRAVMDAIFAGDADGARQAMMAHLGFVHTTIRQFDEDQARQARITRLPDEQNSHSREKKA encoded by the coding sequence ATGACGGTTTTACCCCGACGCCTGGCTGACGAGGTTGCAGACCGCGTTCGGGCGCTGATTGCTGAACAACAACTGGAAGCGGGCATGAAACTGCCCGCCGAACGCCAGCTGTCCGTACAGCTTGGGGTTTCGCGCAATTCGTTGCGTGAAGCCCTTGCGAAACTGGTCAGCGAAGGCGTGCTGCTGAGCCGTCGCGGCGGCGGTACTTTTGTACGTTGGCAGCACGAAACCTGGTCAGAACAGAATATTGTTCAGCCGCTGAAAACGCTGCTCAGCGATGACCCCGATTACAGCTTTGATATCCTCGAAGCCCGTCACGCCATTGAAGCCAGCACCGCATGGCATGCTGCCATGCGCGCCACCGAAGCGGATAAAGAGAAGATTGCCCTGTGCTTTGACGCCTCGCAGTCGGATGACCCCGATCTCGCGTCGCAGGCAGATGTGCGTTTCCATCTCGCCATTGCAGAAGCCTCGCATAATGTGGTGCTGCTGCAAACGATGCGCGGCTTCTTCGACCTGCTGCAATCCTCGGTAAAACAGAGCCGCCAGCGCATGTATCTCGTGCCGCCCGTTTTTGCCCGTCTGACCGAACAGCACCGCGCGGTGATGGACGCCATTTTCGCGGGCGATGCTGATGGCGCGCGTCAGGCGATGATGGCGCACCTCGGTTTTGTGCATACCACTATTCGACAATTTGATGAAGATCAGGCCCGCCAGGCGCGCATCACCCGCCTGCCCGACGAGCAGAATTCGCATTCAAGGGAGAAAAAAGCATGA
- the lldP gene encoding L-lactate permease, producing the protein MSLWQQNYDPAGNLWLSSLIASLPILFFFFALIKLKLKGYVAASWTVAIALAVALLFYHMPVDHALASVVYGFFYGLWPIAWIIVAAVFVYKISVKTGQFDIIRSSILSITPDQRLQMLIVGFSFGAFLEGAAGFGAPVAITAALLVGLGFNPLYAAGLCLIVNTAPVAFGAMGIPILVAGQVTGLESFEIGQMVGRQLPFLTIIVLFWIMAIMDGWRGVKETWPAVLVAGGSFAVAQYLSSNFIGPELPDIISSLVSLVCLTLFLKRWRPVRIFRFGDMGAAQVDLDLKRTHYSAGQVLRAWSPFLFLTATVTLWSVPPFKALFAPGGALYDWVFNISVPHLDKLVARMPPVVSAATPYAAVYKFDWFSATGTAILFAAILSIVWLRMKPKEAVSTFVSTLKDLALPIYSIGMVLAFAFISNYSGLSSTLALALAHTGSAFTFFSPFLGWLGVFLTGSDTSSNALFAALQATAAQQIGVSDVLMVAANTTGGVTGKMISPQSIAIACAAVGLVGKESDLFRFTVKHSLIFTCMVGVITTLQAYVLTWMIP; encoded by the coding sequence ATGAGCCTCTGGCAACAGAATTACGACCCGGCCGGGAACCTCTGGCTATCAAGTCTGATCGCATCGCTACCGATCCTGTTTTTCTTTTTTGCTCTGATAAAACTCAAGCTCAAAGGCTATGTGGCCGCGAGCTGGACGGTCGCCATCGCCCTTGCGGTGGCGCTGCTGTTTTACCATATGCCCGTGGATCACGCCCTTGCCTCGGTGGTTTACGGCTTCTTCTATGGCCTGTGGCCGATTGCGTGGATCATCGTGGCGGCAGTATTTGTCTACAAGATCTCGGTGAAAACCGGGCAGTTCGACATTATCCGCTCATCAATCCTCTCGATTACGCCCGACCAGCGCCTGCAAATGTTAATTGTTGGCTTCTCGTTTGGCGCGTTTCTCGAAGGGGCGGCCGGGTTCGGCGCGCCGGTGGCAATCACCGCCGCATTGCTGGTCGGGCTGGGCTTTAATCCACTGTATGCCGCCGGTTTATGCCTGATTGTGAATACTGCGCCCGTGGCGTTTGGCGCGATGGGTATTCCGATTCTGGTCGCAGGCCAGGTCACCGGGCTGGAGAGCTTTGAGATTGGCCAGATGGTAGGCCGCCAGTTGCCGTTCCTGACCATTATCGTGCTGTTCTGGATCATGGCGATTATGGATGGCTGGCGCGGCGTGAAAGAGACCTGGCCTGCGGTGCTGGTAGCGGGCGGCTCGTTTGCTGTTGCCCAATATCTGAGCTCCAACTTTATCGGCCCGGAACTGCCGGATATCATTTCGTCGCTGGTTTCGCTGGTGTGCCTGACGCTGTTCCTGAAACGCTGGCGGCCGGTGCGCATCTTCCGCTTTGGCGATATGGGTGCGGCGCAGGTTGATCTCGATTTAAAACGCACGCACTACAGTGCCGGGCAGGTTCTGCGCGCCTGGTCGCCGTTCCTGTTCCTGACAGCAACCGTCACGCTGTGGAGCGTACCGCCGTTCAAAGCGCTGTTTGCACCAGGCGGCGCGCTGTATGACTGGGTATTCAATATTTCCGTGCCGCATCTCGACAAGCTGGTTGCCCGCATGCCGCCGGTTGTCAGTGCCGCCACGCCGTATGCCGCGGTGTATAAATTCGACTGGTTCTCTGCCACCGGCACCGCCATTCTGTTCGCGGCGATCCTGTCAATTGTCTGGCTGCGCATGAAACCAAAAGAGGCGGTCAGCACCTTTGTCAGTACGCTGAAAGATCTGGCGCTGCCGATTTACTCAATCGGTATGGTACTGGCCTTCGCCTTTATCTCGAACTATTCCGGGCTGTCGTCGACGCTGGCACTCGCGCTGGCACATACCGGCAGCGCCTTCACCTTCTTCTCGCCATTCCTCGGCTGGCTGGGGGTATTTCTCACCGGTTCCGACACGTCGTCGAATGCGCTGTTTGCCGCGCTGCAAGCGACCGCCGCTCAGCAGATCGGCGTCTCGGATGTGCTGATGGTCGCAGCCAACACCACCGGCGGCGTCACCGGCAAAATGATCTCGCCGCAGTCGATCGCCATTGCTTGTGCGGCGGTCGGACTGGTTGGCAAAGAGTCAGACCTGTTCCGCTTTACCGTTAAACACAGTCTGATTTTCACCTGCATGGTGGGTGTGATCACCACACTTCAGGCTTATGTACTGACCTGGATGATCCCATGA
- a CDS encoding YibL family ribosome-associated protein: MKDVEKNEIKRLSDRLDAIHHQQADLSLVDAAEKYAELEKEKSTLETEIARLREQHNQKLSKEAQKLLKMPFSRAISKKEQADLGKLKKSVRGLVVVHPMTALGREMGLDVMTGFAKSEF; this comes from the coding sequence ATGAAAGACGTTGAAAAGAACGAAATCAAGCGCCTGAGCGACCGCCTCGATGCAATTCACCACCAGCAGGCTGACCTCTCTTTAGTCGATGCGGCAGAAAAATACGCCGAACTGGAAAAAGAGAAATCCACGCTGGAGACGGAAATTGCCCGCCTGCGCGAGCAGCACAATCAGAAGCTGAGCAAAGAAGCGCAAAAGCTACTGAAAATGCCGTTCAGCCGCGCCATCAGCAAAAAAGAGCAGGCCGATCTCGGTAAGCTGAAAAAAAGCGTTCGTGGGCTGGTGGTTGTGCACCCGATGACGGCGCTGGGCCGCGAAATGGGTCTCGACGTGATGACTGGCTTTGCCAAAAGCGAATTCTAA
- the mtlR gene encoding mannitol operon repressor MtlR, whose product MPVLARESPRQLTKLSDMQAIMEQTQAFENRVLERLNAGKTVRSFLIAAVELLNEAINILVLQVFRKDDYAVKYAVEPLLDGDGPLGNLSVRLKLIYGLGVISRAEYEDAELLMALREELNHDGTEYAFTDDEILGPFGELHCVAALPPTPQFDTSDADLFAMQKQRYQQVVRSTMVLSLTELISRISLKKAFHK is encoded by the coding sequence ATGCCGGTTTTGGCGCGGGAATCCCCGCGCCAGTTAACGAAATTGTCAGATATGCAGGCAATAATGGAACAAACGCAGGCTTTCGAAAACCGTGTACTCGAGCGTCTGAATGCGGGCAAAACCGTACGAAGCTTTTTGATTGCTGCCGTTGAACTGCTCAATGAAGCCATCAATATTCTGGTGTTGCAGGTATTTCGCAAAGATGACTACGCGGTGAAATATGCTGTAGAGCCGCTGCTTGACGGAGATGGACCGCTGGGCAATTTATCCGTACGGCTGAAGCTGATTTACGGCCTGGGCGTGATTTCCCGTGCGGAGTATGAAGACGCGGAGCTCCTGATGGCGCTGCGTGAAGAGCTGAATCACGACGGTACGGAATACGCATTTACCGACGATGAAATTCTCGGTCCGTTCGGCGAACTGCATTGCGTGGCCGCCCTGCCGCCAACCCCACAATTTGATACCAGCGATGCCGATCTGTTCGCCATGCAGAAGCAGCGCTACCAGCAAGTGGTGCGCTCCACCATGGTGCTTTCATTGACTGAGCTCATCTCCCGCATCAGCTTAAAAAAGGCATTCCATAAGTAA
- the mtlD gene encoding mannitol-1-phosphate 5-dehydrogenase: MKVNSMKALHFGAGNIGRGFIGKLLADAGIELTFADVNQVVLDALNARHSYQVHVVGEKQQIDTVSGVNAVSSIGDEVIDLIAHVDLVTTAVGPVVLERIAPAIAKGLAKRKAQGINTPLNIIACENMVRGTTQLKGHVIAALADADKAWVEEHVGFVDSAVDRIVPPAESATNDPLEVTVETFSEWIVDKTQFKGALPAIPGMELTDNLMAFVERKLFTLNTGHAITAYLGKQTGHQTIRDAILDDAIRAVVKGAMEESGAVLIKRYGFDPEKHAAYIQKILGRFENPWLKDDVERVGRQPLRKLSAGDRLIKPLLGTLEYNLPHANLVKGIAAAMHYRSEQDPQAQELAQLIEEKGPQAALAQISGLDANSPVVTEAIDAYNAKA, from the coding sequence ATGAAGGTTAATTCTATGAAAGCATTACATTTTGGCGCAGGTAATATCGGACGTGGCTTCATCGGCAAACTGCTTGCCGACGCGGGGATTGAACTGACATTCGCCGATGTGAATCAGGTGGTGCTCGACGCCCTGAATGCCCGTCATAGCTATCAGGTTCACGTTGTGGGAGAAAAACAGCAGATTGATACCGTTTCCGGCGTCAACGCTGTCAGCAGCATCGGTGATGAAGTGATTGACCTGATAGCGCACGTCGACCTGGTTACCACTGCCGTGGGACCGGTTGTTCTGGAGCGTATCGCCCCGGCGATTGCCAAAGGTCTGGCGAAGCGCAAAGCGCAGGGCATCAACACGCCGCTGAATATCATTGCCTGTGAAAACATGGTACGCGGCACCACCCAACTGAAAGGCCATGTGATCGCCGCACTGGCCGATGCCGATAAAGCGTGGGTGGAAGAGCATGTCGGCTTTGTCGACTCGGCCGTTGACCGCATCGTTCCGCCAGCGGAATCCGCCACCAACGATCCGCTGGAAGTGACAGTGGAAACCTTCAGCGAGTGGATTGTTGATAAAACCCAGTTCAAAGGCGCGCTGCCAGCCATTCCTGGCATGGAGTTAACCGATAACCTGATGGCATTTGTTGAGCGCAAGCTCTTCACGCTGAATACCGGGCATGCTATAACCGCGTACCTTGGAAAACAGACCGGCCATCAGACCATTCGCGATGCCATCCTCGACGACGCTATCCGCGCCGTAGTGAAAGGCGCAATGGAAGAGAGCGGCGCGGTACTGATCAAGCGTTATGGCTTCGATCCCGAAAAGCACGCTGCGTACATTCAGAAAATCCTCGGTCGTTTTGAAAACCCGTGGCTGAAAGACGATGTGGAACGCGTTGGCCGTCAGCCGCTGCGTAAACTGAGCGCCGGCGACCGTCTGATTAAACCGCTGCTCGGTACGCTGGAGTACAACCTGCCGCACGCAAACCTGGTGAAAGGTATCGCCGCTGCAATGCACTACCGCAGCGAGCAGGATCCGCAGGCGCAAGAGCTGGCCCAGCTTATCGAAGAGAAAGGCCCGCAGGCTGCGCTGGCGCAAATTTCTGGCCTGGATGCTAACAGCCCGGTCGTTACCGAAGCCATCGACGCATATAACGCAAAGGCATGA